The Chryseobacterium indologenes genomic sequence CAGCCATTGTTTTCAGGTTGTTTTTTTCATGCAGGGTTTGAAGAACGATAGCTGTGGAAGACAAAGCAAAGCACATGGCCACAGCAATTGCTTTATCTATTCTCCAGCCAACGGTGATGAATACAAGGAAAAGTAAAGAAATGGTAAGAAGCATCTGAGTAAGGCCTAATCCCATGATCTTTTTCGCATTTCCCAGAATTTCCGGGGCTCAAGTTCAAGTCCTACCAGGAATAACAGCATAATAACACCAAATTCACTGGCGTGCATGATGTCATTTACATTATGTCCTGTCAATTTCAACACATAAGGACCAATAATAATTCCTCCTAAAATATAACCGATTACAGAACTTAAACCCAATTTTCTGGCCAGTGGAACCATAATAATGGCTACACCTAAGAAAATTAATGTGTTCATCGCTAAGCTGGACTCCATATGCTATTGATTGAGTAGTTCTGTAAACTCTTTTTATGTAAAATAATTTCTTTTTTAGACAACTTATTAGCTTCGTAAACAATTTTGATATGTTTAATATCTGCTTTGAAAACTTTTAATGAAACAATAAGGCCGCTGATCAACTCGTCAACGGTATATTGATAGGTACCTGTTTTACTGAAAGACCTTTCTTTTCCGCCGGTGGTAATCAGAATGTAGACTTCTTTATTTTCCAGCGGGTTGTATTTTCCGGGCTGCAGCCAGTCTCTGTCAAAAACTTCATCAATCCATAATCTGAGCAAAGGAGGCATTCCGAACCATATTAAAGGAAACTGGAAAACAAACCGGTCGTAGTTGGCTAAACGTTTTCTTTCTCTGAAGGCTGCGATATGAAAATCAGGATATTCTTCATAAAGATCGCGTAAAGTATAATGCTGGTGCCGAACGTAGAAGTTAATGAGCTCCACATTCGAATTAGAGTGCTCCAGATAAGGGTGTGCAAATACTACTAATGTCTTCTTCATAAATCCTGTTTTCAGTAAATATAATGATAAATTTTTGAATAAAAGAATGAATTTGTACGGGTTTATTAATTTTTCAACATGTAAATATCAATTTAATGTTAAAATAAATCAAATAAAACAGGTTATTTTAAGGTTTTAAATAAAAAATCAGGCCGTGAAGACCTGATCTGTTTATGTATTGTTATCATTGTTCAAAGATTACCATCCACCGGATGCTCCGCCTCCGCCAAAGCTACCTCCGCCTCCGAAGCCACCGAAACCTCCGCCACCTCCGGAGCTTCCTCCACCGAAGCCACCGCCTCCGAAACTGCCCGGGAAAGGGAAGAAACCACCGGGATAATTTCTGCGCCCTCTTCGGCTGATAATGACATCATCATCGTCGTCATAATTTCCGCCACCACCACGTCCGCCTCCTCTGTTGCCAAACAGGATGGCAATAATGATAAAAATGATAAAGGCGATAACGAGTACTTTAAGAGCACTTCCATTACCGGAAGGTGCTGTAGTGGCTACAGGTTTAAATTTTCCCTGCACCGCTTCCATAATGGCTGATGTACCGCCATTGATTCCTGCGTACCAGTCTCCTTTTCTAAAGTTTGGAGTAACAATATAGTCCAGAATCTGCCCTGCTACGGAAGCCGTCAGATACTGCTCTACTGCTCTTCCTTGCTGGATAGACATGGTTCTGTCTTCGGTAGCAATCAGAAATACGACACCATTATCGACCCCTTTTTTTCCAATTTTCCATTTTTGACCGAACATGGTTGCCAGGAAATTGACATCTTCGCCTTTGGTAGACTTGATAATCACTACCTCAATTTCTGTTGAGGTAGTATCGGCAAATTTGATCAGTTTATTATTAAGCTCATCTTTCTCCTGTTGGGAAAGAAGATTGGCTTCATCAAAAACGGGATAGAGTACTGCCGGTTTTTCAGGTACGGTATATTGTGCTGATACAATGGTGTAAAAGCAGATCAGTAAAAATGAAAATACTATTTTAAGAGAACGTAATTTCATTCGGGAGTTGGTTTGGGTTTTCTCCTTCTACAGGAAAATATTTTTTGAGTTCAAGACCTGTTTCAAGAATGGCACTTTTTAATGCCTTATAATAATTTCCTTTTGCAAATTCAGCCGTAATATAGTCATGCAGATGATCCCAATATGATTGATGCACTTTTTCATGGATCCCGAGATCTCCTATAATAGTCAGATATTTCTTTTCAAAATTGACATGAAAAAGCACCGCATTCCTATCGGTAGTTTTATCCATACGAAGTTCTTTGAAGACTTCAAATGCCGTTTTAGCATGCTGGTCTTCCGTATTAGAATCAATATGAACTCTAATTTCTCCCGTAGAATGGTCTTCTGCCGACTGAATCGCTTCCGCAAGGGAAGCGATTTGCTGATTGGTAAGGAATTTACTCATTATTTGAATACTTCAGGGGCTTTTTGAGCGCCTGCTTCAGCTTTGAAATAAGGTTTTTCTTTAAAGTTGGTAAAATTCGCCAAAATATTATTGGGGAACGTTTTGATCGAGGTGTTATAATCCTGGGCAGCTTCGTTATAGTAAACCGTTTCAGTTCTGATGCTGTTTTCAATAGCGGTATATTCTCTTTGGAAGTTGATATACTGCTGATCTGCTTTTAGGTTAGGATACGACTCCACTACAGCCATTAAACGGCTTAATGCTCCGGATAATTCTCCTTGTGCCGCCTGGAATTTTGCAATATCTGCATCGGTCATATTGGTAGGATCGATGTTGATTGATGTTGCTTTAGAACGTGCTTCAACAACTTGTGTTAACGTTTCCTGCTCGAATTTTGAGTAAGATTTTACCGTTCTTTCAAGGTTAGGAATAAGATTCGCTCTTTTCTGATATACAGTCTCAATATTAGACCATTTTGTGTTCACATTCTGTTCTTTGGTTACAAAGTTGTTATATCCGCTTTTTCCCCAAAAGAATAGAACTGCAACAATAATAAGGAGGGCAATACCAATGGTTCCGGCGCCCAGACATCCTTTATTTTTCATAGTTTATTTTTTTTAATTTTTTGTGCTAATCAAATATACAAATTATGTGCTAATTTTGTGAAAAATTATATTTGAATGACAACAATAGTGGTAGCAATGGGAGAGAAGAATGAAATTGGTTTTGAAAACCAGTTGCTTTGGCATCTTCCTAAAGACTTAAAACATTTTAAAGATATTACTTCCGGGCATCCTGTAATTATGGGTAGAAAAACCTATGAAAGTATTGGGAAACCTCTTCCTAACCGTACAAATATTGTTGTTTCAAGAAAAAAAGACTGGTTTGAAGAAGGTATTCTTATTGTGGGCAGTATAAAAGAGGCTGTAAAATTTGCTAAAAAAATTGATGAGGAAGTCTTTATCATAGGAGGCGGAAATATTTATGAACAGACCATGGATATGGTGGATAAGCTGGAAGTTACCCTTGTAAAGGCTGATCTTGAAGCTGATACATTCTTCCCTAAAATAGACGGAAAAATCTGGAAAAAAACGAATGAAACCTGCCATGAAAAAGATGAGAAAAATATGTATGATTTCTGTTTCCAGACGTTTGAAAGAAACAAAAAAGAAGAGTAAAGGTCCAAGATCAAATTTGGCTTTGCAGGTAAATTGTGATTTCCGGATGATACCAGCAACGGACAAGCACGGAGAATTGACCATTCACCATTGACTTTTTGAACTTTAAGGCTTAAATTTATTATCTTTGCACTTCTAAAATTTAAAAATGAATAAGTACATAAAAATTGCAGTAGCAGCAATTCTGATTTTATTAGGACTTTATATGATGATTTTCACAAGAAATCTTGGTTGGGGAATTGTTGTGTTTCTTTTGGCTGCATTTCCGATCCTGCTTTTCTTTAAAAATGAATATATCCTTTTGGCATTCTGGCAGCTAAGAAAACAAAATATGGAGAAAGCTGCAGAATGGCTGACAAAAATAACAGATTACCAGAGGCAGCTTCATAAATCTCAGTATGGGTATTTCCATTATTTAGAGGGATTAACACAAGCTCAAGATCACCCGGCGAAAGTAGAGCCTTTGATGAAAAAAGCGCTGGAATATGGTCTGAATATGAAACATGACCGGGCTATGGCTACCCTGAACCTTGCAGCAGCAGCGATATCTAAAGGAAGAAAACAGGAAGGACAAAAACTCCTGGAAGAAGCAAAAAGATTAGACAGTGCCGGTATGATGACTGATCAGATCAAAATGATGAAAGATCAGTTGAAAATGCCATCTATGCAAAAGCACATGCATAATCCGAATATGAGAAAC encodes the following:
- a CDS encoding tetratricopeptide repeat protein, whose translation is MNKYIKIAVAAILILLGLYMMIFTRNLGWGIVVFLLAAFPILLFFKNEYILLAFWQLRKQNMEKAAEWLTKITDYQRQLHKSQYGYFHYLEGLTQAQDHPAKVEPLMKKALEYGLNMKHDRAMATLNLAAAAISKGRKQEGQKLLEEAKRLDSAGMMTDQIKMMKDQLKMPSMQKHMHNPNMRNRGKFF
- a CDS encoding LemA family protein, giving the protein MKNKGCLGAGTIGIALLIIVAVLFFWGKSGYNNFVTKEQNVNTKWSNIETVYQKRANLIPNLERTVKSYSKFEQETLTQVVEARSKATSINIDPTNMTDADIAKFQAAQGELSGALSRLMAVVESYPNLKADQQYINFQREYTAIENSIRTETVYYNEAAQDYNTSIKTFPNNILANFTNFKEKPYFKAEAGAQKAPEVFK
- a CDS encoding TPM domain-containing protein, with translation MMSKFLTNQQIASLAEAIQSAEDHSTGEIRVHIDSNTEDQHAKTAFEVFKELRMDKTTDRNAVLFHVNFEKKYLTIIGDLGIHEKVHQSYWDHLHDYITAEFAKGNYYKALKSAILETGLELKKYFPVEGENPNQLPNEITFS
- a CDS encoding TPM domain-containing protein; translation: MKLRSLKIVFSFLLICFYTIVSAQYTVPEKPAVLYPVFDEANLLSQQEKDELNNKLIKFADTTSTEIEVVIIKSTKGEDVNFLATMFGQKWKIGKKGVDNGVVFLIATEDRTMSIQQGRAVEQYLTASVAGQILDYIVTPNFRKGDWYAGINGGTSAIMEAVQGKFKPVATTAPSGNGSALKVLVIAFIIFIIIAILFGNRGGGRGGGGNYDDDDDVIISRRGRRNYPGGFFPFPGSFGGGGFGGGSSGGGGGFGGFGGGGSFGGGGASGGW
- a CDS encoding dihydrofolate reductase, which encodes MTTIVVAMGEKNEIGFENQLLWHLPKDLKHFKDITSGHPVIMGRKTYESIGKPLPNRTNIVVSRKKDWFEEGILIVGSIKEAVKFAKKIDEEVFIIGGGNIYEQTMDMVDKLEVTLVKADLEADTFFPKIDGKIWKKTNETCHEKDEKNMYDFCFQTFERNKKEE